Genomic DNA from Phyllostomus discolor isolate MPI-MPIP mPhyDis1 chromosome 12, mPhyDis1.pri.v3, whole genome shotgun sequence:
ACCTGCTGGGCCTTCCCACAGCTGCTGAGCCTGAGATGCTGCACCCACCTGCTCCTTCCCATCCTTATCCCTGAATGTGTGCAGAGGCCTCTCTACCTGCCTgggagggcaggtccctgggaaaactgaggctcttgGATTTGGGGATAGGGTGTAGAGGATAACTGGGCTCATGAGAGAGACTATGAATCAAGTCCAAGAATCTTTATTTCATGAACAAAACTACCTGTGTAAAGAGACGAGGCTGACTGGGCCCCTTTCTAAGTGGCCGCAATCCAAGGCTGGTGAGAGAGGGTAGAGTTGGGCAGGGTAAGAGTGCATCACAGGAGAGGGACCCCAGGTCCAGCCAGAGGAAGCAGGAGGGGAAATGTCGGTGAGGGTTTAAGTGGGTCCCAAACCCCCTGCCCTGAGCGGTTCTGGCTGGTCACAACCCTGCTGGGCAGGGAGAAGCTGGGCCCTTGGTGCGTGTCTGAGCGGCCAACGTGTGCAAATCAGCAAGGAGGAGGGGTGCGGAGCTGCTGCCCCcacctcaccgccccccccccccccaaacaggCAGCAGAAGCGAGGGTGGGAGCAGCGGCAGTATTGCTTTACCCATCATGCATGGTGAGAGTGGGCGAgtgggcaggaggaagaaggCTGGATTAGGGGTTTGAGCcaagccccctgccccctcccaccctggaggCTCCGCTGGCAGGACTCTGAGGCTGTGGAGGCCCAGGAATGGCCAACCCCCATTGGGGGTAGGCTGTGCCCAGATGTTCCCAATTAGGGCTGGCTCTTCCTTGAGGCGAAGCCCAGGGCCTAAAGACGAGGGAGAGACAGAATCAGGGACCTAGTGGACTGACGCCACCCCAGGCCTACCAGCCCCCGCCCACCTACCCACCTTACCGGTGCTATTCGGCCACCTGGACACCCGTACAGTTCTCTTTACTTTCTGAGGTGATGGCCAGGTATTCCGAGCTGTGGGGGCAAAAGCCAGGTAGACAGTGACCCCCTCCTCAGTCCGGCCCACTACCAGGAGACTGAAGAGGGTTGTGGTCCCTGCCCCAAGTGCACTGGGCTCTAGAGTTAGAAAAATGAGGGGACCATGGGCTGGACTCCTGGTGACCCACAAGAAGTCCAGGCTGGGGTCCTGGAGCCCTGAGTCTGAGGTAGGAGGGGACTAGGGGCTCAGACTCCTGGGTTCTGGTGAAGAAAGAGACTGGGACCTGAATGCCTGTATCTTTGGGGGACTGGATGTTGGGCCTGAACCTTGGGTGCTAAGAGAAGTGGGGGGCTGAGAGTCTGAGGTAGGAGAGGTCTTGGACCTGACCACAAGCTTATCCCATCCCTGACAACAAATGCCCCCCTCCGAGGATGACTTGCGGATGGTGTACTGGGTtgctcccctgtcccctccccactcagtTCATGCTCCCTTGTGGGAGGTCCTAGGTGTCCTGgcttgcctcctccctcctcaccaGCCCCACTTACGCATTTTCTTGAGCAGCAGCCTCCGTGGCAGCAGCAATCTTCTTGTAACAATAAACCATCTCTGCCACAAGCCATATGGTCAACACGACGATGAGCACATACATCATGATCTCAGACACGATGGACGCCATGTCTCTGTTGGCTGCAGGGGCCAGACAGGAGTCAGTGGCAGctgaggccaggctcaggaggcAAGACAGCCTGTGTTCCTTGAACTCGTTTTGCCAGCTTGGGCAAGTGGCTCGACCTCCCTGGGCCTGGTCTACAAATGGGAATGGGCTGCTTCCCGAGAGTCATCATTGTTACTAGTCACTAGCTGTGGATGCACTTCAGGGTCACCTCACCCTGGCTCCCTGTGTAACTCAAAGGTTTACCTGTGTCAGTCAGGTGGCTATAGGTGCCCAAGAGCTATAGCTCTGCAACCAGAAGGctcaggttcaagtcctggctctgccacttgccagctgtatgaccttgagcaagtgactcaacctctctgggtctcagtttcacAATCTCTTTCATGAGAGTgttgtgagaatttaaaaagctttaaaggTCCTTAGAATAGTGCTGGACATACAGacatcattcaataaatgtttgctatcattgccctggctggtgcggctcagtggattgagtgttggcctgcgaTCCaactcagtcagggcatgtgcctgggttgcaggccaggttcccagctgcgggtatacgagaggcaaccgatccatgtttctcttgcacatcatcaatgtttttctccctctttctccctcccttcccctctctctaaaaatacaatcctctaaaaaatatttgctattattattactgtaaCTACTGGGGCAGTACAACAAAGTGGTTAAGAGCAGGGGATTTGGGGTCAGACAGCCAGGCTTCAAATTCTGCCTCTGCTCCTTAATAGCCACATGACCTCAGACAAGCAACTCTCCCTCTATGGGCCTTGATCCCCTCTCTGTAAAACAGGGGTGATCACACTCATGCCCTCTCACAGGGTTACTGGGGAGAGGAAACACCAGTTAACATTCCACATGTGCTTGGATACACTGACAGACAGCAGTGCCTAAGTGTTGGCTACTGGCGGCTGTTTTCCAGAAACCCTCCATCTTTCCACAGCACTGGTTCTTGCCACCATCAGCTTCCCTTCACTGAGCATAAATTTAAACTGTAATGAGAGAACACTTAGCCAGGGATCCAGAGTCAAAGGCTGAAATCCAGCATCCTGGGCTGGATTTCACAGGTGTCCCATCTGGCTGGCCAGGATCTCATCGTCCCTGCTGTGCCCATGTGGTCTTCCTCCCTGTCAGTGCATCCTTTCCGCGCCTCACCTGTGCAGATGGTGCTGATGCTTCCTGGGCCAGAGCAagggagggtgcagggctggATGCTTCTCCCCTACTGCCCCatgggaggagctggggacagggTTCCACACTTCATTCCTTCACTCAAAAAGATCTCatgaataagccctggctggcatagctcagtggattgagcacgggctgcgaaccaaagtgtggcaggttcgattcccagtcagggtacatgcctgagttgcaggccatgacccccagcaaccgcatattgatgtttctctctctctctttctccctcccttccctctctaaaaataaataaataaaatctaaaagaaaaatctcatgaaTGCATCTTATGCAGTGAATATGGGCTCTCAGCCAGGCCCTGTATTTCATTCTTTATCTGAGCATCTCCATAAATGACTCTTCAAAACAACCCCAAAGATAGAGATAGTCCTGGCTTCCCACGTCAGCTGACCTTAAGAAGCACACTGAGATGATGTATGTTGGATATAGCTCACATCACTAGAATTCTCAACCCTCCTTCTGGAACTCAATGCCCAAATGGATAAGTCATCTGGTATTTCCCACTCTGCCAACCTGATTAGGACAGTGATAGGCATAGGTCTGTAGCCCATTTTTCAGACAAGGATattaaggcccagagaggggaaggggctgagtAAGGATGCACAGCCAGGATTGAACTCAGAGCTAGAATTCAACCCCAACTGTAACTGACTGCCAGGTCTGAGCTCCTATTTGCTCTGCACAGCTTCCACAGCCAAAGAAAGATTTGTAATAGCTGCTGTACAGCAAGTGCAGTCTCCACGAACCCACACACATCTCAGGAGGGAGGCCCATCAGTCCCCTGTATTACAGATGagagactgaggcacaggggTCACCGAGGGGCCCAGAGGCATCTTCTCTGGGGAGATCTTTGATCTCTTcaaaaaccccaaaccttctGAGTGCTGCCCCTTCATGCCCACACAGGCCAGACTTCTCACCAGCCTCAGACACTGCTTCACCTCAAGACATGCGTCACTCACACTTGGGACATCTGATGAAAGAGTGAAGATGGCAGACAGAGTCACTGTGGTCAAGCTGCTAAGTACTAAACTCAGGTAGGCTAAGGCAGAAGAAATGATTCTACTCTTGCTTTCACTAGCCTGGGAACTTAAACTTTTGAACTCTCCAGTTATGACTGGAGACAGACTGACTACATGTGTCTTAGAGGCAAGGCAAGGCTCTGATTACCCCTTAAGGACTTAGAAAGGAATGTTCAGGTGTCCAGACCTACTGATATCCATTATCCAGACCCTTGGGCCCTTGGAAGATTATAATCTCAGATTAATCCAGAGGTTTAGAAtgcagggctgattttttttttaatgcactctTTATTGTAAGAGctcttagcttttctttcttcttcagaatATTCTGGGTTCTGTAGAGTTGTTTCTGGTTTGAAAATCCTAAGACTTTTAAATATATCTTGATCATTTACTTCTAGCCAAAGCCTCCTGATTCGCTCTCACTTGGCCGACACATCCAGAACAGAGGTAGCCCTCGTGTCCTCCTCTGCCAGTCCCACTGGTGCTGGGGGGCCACAGGTGCTCCCCACCATCTCTGCACCTCCGCCAGGCCAGGGAAGCTCTCTCCACCAATACCCACTGCCCCTCCTTCAGAAGTGATTCAGTTCATCCCTCGGCAGTTATTAATCACCAGGAGGCAATACAGGCTGATAGGCAATATTGCAACTGCAGTAAGAGAGtgaactataataaaaaagaatatggcATGGCCGGCAATGCTAGTAATACAATAATATCATGGGTCATGAAAGAAATACTATTGTGTGATGAATAACACTAAAAATACTACAGTGTGGTGGGTGATGAATATATTGCAGCATAacaggtaaaatttttaaatattgaatagggttgatattttaaaatactatatatatactataaaatactatatagCATGGTAGGTCATGATATAAATATGATAGTATGGttatgttaaaaatgttaaaaacactcTAGTATGATGAATTACGACAAAAATATTGTTGTATGATCGGTAATGTTAAAGCAGCATAGTGCAGGGTACAATATACTATAGTGGGCAATGTTAAGAGGCAATACTATAATATGGTAGGTAACGCTGCAACCCCAGGCTCtggaaaaacaacataaaaagcTCTACATTATGGTAAATGTTGTTAAGAACATAGGCTCTGGGAGGTAGTACAATATCGTAGATAATGTTAAAAAAAGGGAGACCGTACTGAGTCACAAGCATGCCTGAGCCCCATCACAGGATCCACCATGAAGACGAGGGTGGTAGCCTGAGCCAGGCCACAGCCACAAGATGGAAAGAACCTGGGGGCCTGATGGACTCATggagcctccccaccctcctgaccCCTCACCCTAGCACTGATTTGAGCGGCAGAATTGACACAGACTTTAAGCTGCAGAGTTTGGAGGCATCTTTGTCACAGCCACTCCACACTCCTGCAACTCATGTGGGTGGGGTTCCATCTTCTATATGCGTGGGTGCCTGCCCACCCAGCATCTGTGTCCTACACCAAAGAGACTCTCAGACACATATCCTGCATTGAATTTTGCTAGATCACTttcataataaacataaaaatgttaattatcaaaataaaccCTCAAGCTCTGTCTATCAGCAGAAGACAGTGAGTCATACAAAGAACAGAAATGGCGGTCACACAGGCTTGGTTGGCTTCTAGTTCAGATCCCAGCTCTATGACCTTGGCCATGTAatcttaacctccctgagcctgggCTTCCCTGTCTGTAAGAGCCCCAGCCCAGAGGGACTCTACAGCAGGCACTGAGGCCTGTCTCGGAGAAAGGAAGAACAATGCACACTGTCCATGATGCTGTGTATGTGCTGCGGGCCGTGAAGGGTGTCTCTGCCACAGCTTTGTGGTGGTCCAATGTCTGGGATATCACCCTGACTCTCTGAGTCGATATGGGTCATAGGGCCCCAGGAAATTCCAATTTACATCCATTGGAAGATGGTTCAGAGAAGGGATCCAAGGCAGCTGAAGCCAAAATAATGAAACGGTTCAAAAATACCTTAGATCCCACTGCTCACTGTGGCCCTAGACCTGCAGCACTGGCCTCTCTCAGCAGCTGTTCAGAAATGAACCCTGGGCCCACCCAGATGTGCTGAGTCAGGATCTGCATGTTAGTGAGACTCCTGGAGAGTTGTGTGCAAGGTAGAATTGGAGAAACACTCCTATAGGTGACACACCTATGTCTCTTCCCCCACTGTCACACTCTTGACAAACAGAGCTGCCACCACTGCCCCCATGTACCAAGGCCTTGCCAGCAGGCGTGCCAGCAGCTGACACCAGCATATCACTCAATCCTCACAACCTCCCTGGAACAGAGAAATGGCTCAGACAACACCCTGAAAGGTAGATACCATTACCATCTTGTTTCCTACAAGACAACCTTTGGCTCAGAGAAAGAATGGCAGAGGTTTCACACTCTTTCATCACTTCCATGGGAGACTCCGGCTGGGACATCTCTGTGAGTGGAAGGGGAATGGAGGCCCGAGCTGGAGCTGGGGAAAGAGGCGCCACTCCCCCTGGTGCCGCGGCGGTTGGCTGGCCCAGGAGCTGAGCCAGCTCTTCCTGACCTGCCATCTGTCCCTCCGTCTGGCTGCCAATGGGCAGCAGGAACCGGGGACAGGCGGAGTCTGACTCACCTTTGTCCACCACATCCACATGGATCTTTTTGACGATGGTGGTTTTGTACTCATAGTTTTCGAAGAAGAGCAGGCGGTAGACGTGGCACTCATAGTCACCCGAGTGGTTGTAGGTGACATTCGTGATGAAGATGGACAGGTCCTGCAGGTCCCTGGTGCCCCGGCTGCCATTCCACACCACACGGCCCTCAAAGCGCTCATCCTCCTCCAGCTGCAGCACCTCGTTCTCGTAGCGCAGGATctgggggcagcagtggggggtCACTGATGAGCCCATGTCCCCCACCTAGATCTCTAGTCTGTCCCTTGCCCTGACACACAGAGAGGCAGATGGACACACATGGGGGCTCAGGACACAGAGGGGCTAGGGTCATGCCTGGGCCGGCCCCAAACCCTGATTATGCCCCTAGTCCTGagacacacacacttacacacatttctcacctgccccccaggccctgtTCAGCCTTCCTGGCCCTGATTCTCTACAATTCTGCCTGGGCCACCAGACATACACCTCACGCACAGACAGAGGCAGCGTGATCCAGCTGCTACAGACCCCAATTTTCCAGTTGCCCTAAAAGTGTGTGGTACCTCCTCAGATATAATTCAACATATACACAGTGTAACCGAGGTCCAAATAGTTCTGCTTCTCCTCTATGACGACCACCGAAAACATTTTTGCTGGTACAAAATACTGCCAATGACATTGTGCCAACCACGGGCCAGGTCGGTCAACCCAATCAATCCTCACGCAGACCTATGAGCTAGAGACCATGACCACCCTCtctttacagaggagaaaactgaggctcggacaggttcagtgacttgcccaaggtcacctgctGGTTAGTGGTGGAGATGGAACTTGAATCCAGGTCATCCATAACAGCACATTACTGAAAGCAAACAACCACACCCCAATCCTGCCCTCACGCAGACACCGACACGCACACACCTTCACAAACTCCTCAGTGCCCTTCTGGCGGAAGGTCCACTCCGTGAAGGTCTCGGCGGTGGTCTCGCTGCGGCGCTTGCAGGAGATGCACAGGATTTTGAAAGTCTCTCCATACACGGCCTCTGTCTCAGAGTCCACCTCCACACAGCCCGCCCAGGCTGAGGACACTGCAGAGACACCAGGGGCACCCATCACCCTCAGCCAAGCCAGACCTGCTGGTCATTGGCCCTGTGGCCCCTCGGAAACCATCTGTTCCCCTCAATAACAAATGGACAGAACTGGGCACCGAGACTGGCCTTATCACTCACTGAGTGCCCTTGGCAAGCCACCCATctgctctgagcctcaattttcctCTGTGGATAGTGAGGAAAGCAATTATTTCTGCTTCTGGAAGCTGCTGAGCAGATTCCATGAGTTCGGTAAGGTCCCAGCAGTGGGCTGGCACATAGAAGGCCCCCAATCAGTAGGACTGTCACTGTGCTCAGTAACTCCAGGTCTGTGCTGCCCAACTATCCCTTCCTTCTTCAGAAGGCCACTTGGCTGGGATACTGCAGCATCTAAGTGGTGGGTATAGAATTCCAACTGTGTTAGAAGGTAAAGGTGGCAGTCCTTTCTACCATTATTGCTCTGCAAAACCAGCCAGCCCCAGAGAAGGCTGGGAGAAGGCAAGTCCTCCGAGAGGGAGGCGGGTGCTGGAACCAGGGCAGACCCACACCCCATCCCTACTTCCCAGTGCCACAAGTTCCTGTCATCCACCCTTCCCCAACTTCTCCTCACTCTGCCCTCGGGCTCCCACCTCCTGTTAGCTTCTTTAAACTCACCAAGCTGTTTTCTGCCTCAGAGTCTTTGCACCTCCACTGGATTCTAGTGCCTTTGGGTCCCTCCTCCACATTCTTACTTGCCACCTCCTTCCTGACCCCCAAAGCTCACTAGTTAATTCTGTGTCtttccagctccagctctgggtCTTTTTCTCTGTCCCCGAGTCTCTTCCTCTACTAATCTAAGGGGcttcctgtcctcctcctctgctGTCTCTTTCAATCTCTCCAAGTAACTCTGTCTCTGACTCCCCCTCTTCATCTCTCCTGGGGTCTCTCTGAAGGTCCCACCACTCTGTGTTCTTTTCAGTCTCAGACATGCTCTCggctgtctctttctctctccacctttcccTGTCCACCAGTGTCTtcatctctttctgcctctcttaaTTTTCTCTCTCCACAGTTCGGATGAACTTTCTTAATCTCTCTGGCAAACTGCATCTCTTCCATCACTTTCTGCCCCTTTACTTCCATCTCCCCAGTCCCCCAGCGGAGCAGTGCTCCaggtccttctgtgtctcttctgtgtctctcgctccttccctctcctgccaccatctctctccgtctctccatctctgtcttctCAATCTCCGGCAGCCGCCACCCCTcccactaccccccccccccccccccccgcgctgtGGCTGTGGGTGTCACATTGCAGCCTGCGGGGCTCCGGGAGCAGCTGACTCCGCGTTTCCTCGCCCCGGCTGGACGCCCGAAGCCACGAAGCTATGCCAGCAGGACTCCCGTCGGCTCTGGACCACCCACACCTTCAACCCTCCCCCAAGCTCCGCACCCGGCGCGCACAACTTCTGAAGGGACTCAGGTCGGGGGATGAGCGGGAGCGGCCCTCGCCCCACTCTCCGGGGTCCCGAGCGCTAACCCAATACCCCGTTGCGCCTCGCTGCGCCCCTCGACTCGAGGCTCCGCGCACTCACCCAGCGCCGTGCCGACCACGAAGGCCAGCAGTGTCCCCATGACTGCGTTGCGCGCGCTGCACCCCTCTCCCAGGCCGCCGGTATTAATAGCCAGGCGAGAGGCGGCGGGACCCGGCGGCGGTTCTAATGTCCCCGGGAGCGCGCGGGCGCAGCAGCTGCGGCTCTGGGACTagtgaggggggaggagggggggcgcGGCCCCCCCGCTCCGGTTACCGCCAGGGGCCCAGCCCCGGGGACCGGCGTCCGGGCATCCCCACCGCGCAGGCGGCGGCCGCTGCTCGGGCTGCTGCGCTGGCGCACACAGCCGGGCTCATCCACCAGATGCCCCGACCCAGACCCCCTTCGGCTGGGGCGCTCAGGCTCGGTCGCTCAGGCTCGCCCAGTGCTCTCCTGCGCACTGCAGCGGCAGAGGTGGCGGCGGCccgagagggaggagggagagggagggggcgggatGAATCaccgccggggggggggggggagggcgcgGCCGCCCTGCCTTTGCCGCAGCGGCCCGGGAGGCGCCGCTGCACCGGCTTCTCGGAGTGGTGCAGGGACCACGGCTTCCCGGCACGGGCGCATTGCCTGGGTGTCCGGCCCCTCCAGATGCTAGGGACCTCCAGGATTAGAGTCTGGGAAAGGTCACCCCCAGAATCACAAGGGGGCAGAGAGGGTGTTTTGGGACAGGGCTTCAGACTTCACGTTATAGAGGTCATCCTCATGGGAACTAGGGGGTCTTGAAGAGACGTACAAGTAACCTCTCTCCGATATCCCTGGCATCAGGCCTGAAGGTGTGGGGAACCcaagtgggcaggggtggggggtttgGAGGTCAGGCTAGGACTACCTATGATACTCCAGACCCCTCCGAAGCAGGACCCAAACGAGAGGCTGCCCTGGGGGCTTGGGTGGTATCTTTCAGGAGGATGCCCCTTCTTTGTCTTTGacatcatcttctatttctttctgccCTCCTCTCCCGAGCTGCTTGCCCAGGTCCCTGCCTTCCCAACAGAGCAAGCTCATCTCCGCCTCTGGGCCCTTGCCCTTGCTCCTCCCTTTGCCTGCGCCACTATCCTCCCAAGTAACCGGAAGGTTCACGCCAGGTGCTCCTGCAGCTTCGAGCTTCAATGTCACTTTTGTCCGGTTTCTAGTCCATTCCAGGGAAACTGCTTCCCCAGTCCCTTACTTGACCTCCTTTACTCCCCCCCGAAAGCAGTTGTCACCAGACATTGTACTCTTCCTTTGGGTAGTTTCCCTGTTCTCTGCCTGTCCCTCTAACCCAGGAACATAAACTACCCCAGGGTGAGAACTTGATCCTGTGCACCAGTGTCTCCAGCACCTtgaactgtgcctggcacattgcaGGTGCTTGATAAGTGTTTGTCAagtgaatgaacgaatgaatgaatgaataagtgtcAATGCTAGAGATTTTGTGATGTGCTGAATGCATTTCAGCAAGTTctaatattatccccatttcacagagaggaaactgaggctgagtcACTCCATCCACTAGGGTCATGGTCCTGGCTTCAGGTGGGTCTGGAATCCTGCCCAGTGATGGCAGGTGGCCTGTCTTATGAGTAGGTTCTGCCTAGTGGAGAGGATGAGGGTGGGGGCTTTGGGCTGTCAGGCCCCGGTGGGAGTGTCTCTGGCTGGGGGTCATTGTCTAGGTCCTGGCCACCAATTCTGAGTGGGATGAAGTTCTGGAAACTCCCTGGCCCAGCTCTGCTGGGGATGAGGAACCAGGATGTGAGGCAGGACATGGGCAGATGGACAGGAAGCCAGGGACACTGGACACCTTTGTGGTCTGGGCCTCTGTGCCAGCACTTACTTCCTGGATTATGAAATTCTCCTACAGAAAATaaccttcttgctgttctgaccccccctggctgggtggcaggctGAGGCACAAAGAGGACAGGCCTTGGGCACTGAACAGGGCACCTACTGACAGCCCCACAAGCTGATGTTCTCTGAGCACCTGCTGCAGGCTTGGCGCTGCTCTCGCACTTTACTGACATTAACTCATCTAATTCTTCCTACAGGTGGGTatggggaactgaggctcagagtgagtAACTTGCCACGACCTCATAGCTAGGGATAGGAGAAGTGAGCTCTGCTGTTTGTCTCCTGTGGTACATCCCTCCTCCCATCCTCTGCCCCAAGCCATCAGAGATTCTTACAGACTCACTGACATGTCGAGGGTCTCTCTTTACCCCTCAGTCACTCTGGAATTAGCATAGGGTGGGTTTGAGGGGCCAGATCTAGGATAAACCTGGACCAGGGATTTCACCTCTAAGCCCATTTCCTCATCAATAAGACAGGGGTCCGGATGGCCTCATGTGGATGGGCTGCTGTGCAGTCCTGAAGGGGTTAGCACCTTGCATCTGCATGTGGAGTTCCAGGGGCCAGGCTGCCCTGTGGAAGGGCCTCAGGCATGCAACTATTTGTCTCCAACTCATAGAGTTGACATGGGAATTAAATGAACATCAGACCATGATACTTAGGTTGGCATGTACTTGGTGCACAGCACATGAGTACTTTTCTTTCAACTTTCCTGTGGTGAATAACATTACTGAATATTTACCCTATTATAAACTGCCACTTCTTTTAACTTCCTGCATCCTCATAAAGTGGTTCTTCAAAGTGGGACCACTGGAcaagcatcacctgggaacttgctgAAAGCACAAGCTGGCAGCTCGCCCTGGACCTGCTGAATTATACGCTGCCAGGAGGTTTGGTGATTGGCCCTCCAGGAGACTCTGACATGGCTTAAGTTTGAGAACAACTCACGTCTAACAACCCTGGAAGACTGGAGCTATTCTTATGCCCATTGAACAGCAGCGGAAACTAAATCTGAGAGAGGCTGACCAGTTTCAGTCTGTGCCTAAGTATCAGAGGTAGAATTTGAACTCAGAGCACCAGGATTAGTCTGTCCTAGGAACCCCTGCACTGGACCCTGATGATGCAAAGCTTGTGTAAGATGCTAGGGAATTCCAGGTCATGTCAATGACTATGGCTCCAGAAAATGGACAgaacccctccctcccactccctgggcCCCATGGAGACAGCCACAGCCATTTCCAACTCTTTATTGGGGCTCTGTCagcccaaataaatacaatatattaaaccCAGAGCTGAGGGAATCTGGCACCCCAGGAGGTGCTCTCCACAACCCCAGCCGGACAAAATAAGTTAGCAGGGAGCCTGCCGAAGGCCAGGCCAGCGCCCTGGCTGGGCAGGCGACGGCAGCTGCACTCGTACACGCTGGTCTAAAGTGCATCTCAGTTCTGTGGTCCCCGTGCCTGCATGGCCCCTGGCCAGGCCACCGGGATGGGTGGGCAGGAGGTTCCCGGTGCTCACACTGTGCCAGCAGTGGTCACCGAGATTGTGTCCATCTGACCATTTGCAGGGACAACTGTGTGGCCAGACGTCCTCAGGAGAAGCTATCATCGGGCTGTGGCTGGGAGTCGAAGGGAGGGTCTGAGACAGTGATGCCTTGATGCAGCTTCTCCAGTGAAAACTTCATCTGGGGGGAGAGGTGGGCTGGGTGGTGAGTGAGCACTGGAGGGGTGGTGTCACCCCCAATCCTGCAGTTGAGAAACTGGGGAAGGTCTAGAGAGGCCATGTCTTCTGCTCAGGTCACCATACAACATGAGCAGAGCAATACTGTACCTGGTTTAATTTATCACAGACAGCAGATGGAAGGGGCCCACCCAGATGGCCTGGGTTCGAGTCTGGACTCTGCTACTTACTGGGAAGCCTTGGGCAAGCCCCTTACCTGTCCCAGGTGCCTTAGCTGAAAGAAGGGTCAGTAATACCTACTTTACCAGGTTATTTCAGGGATCTGATGGCATACAGGAGGTGCCCAGTGCATATTATTCTTATTCCCTGCTGTGAAACCTTGGGCAAGTTTGATGGCCTCACACCTCAGCATCCCTATTTGTTATGTTTGGGGGGCAAGAACATCCCCCTCATAGCCTAGCCACAAGAAGCAAAGCAGCTGGTCACTTTGGCACTTGGAACAGCCCAGCTTG
This window encodes:
- the SCN1B gene encoding sodium channel subunit beta-1; amino-acid sequence: MGTLLAFVVGTALVSSAWAGCVEVDSETEAVYGETFKILCISCKRRSETTAETFTEWTFRQKGTEEFVKILRYENEVLQLEEDERFEGRVVWNGSRGTRDLQDLSIFITNVTYNHSGDYECHVYRLLFFENYEYKTTIVKKIHVDVVDKANRDMASIVSEIMMYVLIVVLTIWLVAEMVYCYKKIAAATEAAAQENASEYLAITSESKENCTGVQVAE